The Cotesia glomerata isolate CgM1 linkage group LG7, MPM_Cglom_v2.3, whole genome shotgun sequence genome segment aagtgaaatattaaaaaatatttaattaaaaacaatcaataacaataactgAGCTCCAACTCTTTACCTCAGCAATTGATGTAtcgaatttcaataaaaaaaaaattaataaaaaataattttgattaaatttaaaaatacgcgattaaattttttcaaagcttAATGAAgctttgataaataaataaataagaataataataataaaaattgtaatttaaaacaaataccATTAGCATAATAGTAAGGACTTGTAGGCACAGCTGGAGGTGAACCTGAACTACCATCGAACGAACGATTAAAAGGctgttttttaattgcagGCGCAATATTTAGTTTCCTCTCTCTCAAAATAATACTCTCAggctaaaataaataataaatattaaaactaattatcacttataacagtaaatattgttaaaaaataaataataatttaaaaatataattacctCCTGTTGAAGCCGTTTGGCTTCAGCTTCGGTTTCAAATGTAACAAACCCATAACCCTTAGAGACACCAGCTCTGTCGGATATTATTTTAGTAGCCTTAACATTACCGTAAGCAGAAAATAATTGTGCTAATTCAGCCTCACTGGTACTCGCAGAAATACCACCAACAAATATACGATTAGGTACCAATGTACCATATTTAGGTGCTGACATTGCTTGGCTAGCTGCTGAAGCTGGACTTGAGGCAGGACTTGACCCCTCAGTACCTCCTGTTGATGCTGAActctatttataaaaataaataaaatataaaactccttatttattaaaaaaaattaaaaaatataaactacccAAATGTTTATCATTTcaatgctaaaaaaaaaacaacgaaAGTTGAAATAAATGACTGACGATATTGTAAACAAATTCTTATTGACATTTGCCagtaataatcataataattgaaataagtattattactactatgattattatcattataaaaaaaaaagtaaaataaaactaaactgTCAATATAAAGCTTTTAAAAGTGAATGAAAAAAACgtcatagaaaaaaaatgtcaaaataaaGCACGCAATGGCGAAAAATAATgactgtaataattaaaattaacaattaataataataacaataacttaCCATGTTAAAAGTCCTGTCGGACTTTTTGGGCGAGCCCTTGCAGGATTTAAAAGTTGTTGTAAGTTTTATGATCCTGGGGatggaataaataaaatgtctcTTAGATGGTTGAAGAGAGAGAGTACAGACTAAAACCAAAAGCAAAAGAATatcacatatattatatatatatatatatatatatatatatatatatatatatatgtatgtatataagtAGTTGAATGTTGGTTGATGGTTTGGTTTGCTCCCACGGGATTGTCAGAGCCCGGGGTTGTAAAACCAGacgttaataaatgataactcacttgtaattattgtaattaacaaacttgcgttgttaatttattatcacacACCATCAGACATTTGttgatgtaaataaataattaataaataaattatatatgtggTGGTGAATGCCtcgtattttaaaatatacgaGAGGCCCCTTGTATACTTGCAACACACCTCCCTCTCTGGCACTCTTTGCTCCGTGCTCAGTACACTAACACTAAAGTCTGTCTTCCTCTTCTCTCTTTTAAAACTTCTCGCTCACACGTTTTTGTTCTTCGTTATGCGTACGGCCTACAAACACCAGACCACCTACCTGTGCCTGTGTTGCCTGTGCACCACCGAGTACGCTTGCTGTGTAAGAGTGAGTGAGCGCACTGTCTTTTTGTCTACCGTGTGCGCTTCTGGTTGCTGGTACTGGTGTGTTGGGTTAGTTAGCTACGAGGACTCACTCTCGCTCTCATTTTTTATCGCACACCAACCGACTCTTTTCTAATTGGTCTTTACAATAACAAGATGGCCGGGGGCTTACACGcgccaatttttaattttggtatttattggaggagtgaaatttttttttttttttttatttataatactgaagttagctaacagctgtcaatttttttaatttttaatgaaaattaacatgacactgaagttgacagacaaaaaatattcttagaattttatgacaattaaattattataaaaaaaatttaatttaaaaatttcacatgtgaaacttagtaaaaattacaagtgaaaatttttagaagcatttttttattgtaattgatttggtatgaaaattttttaaattgacagctgacggctagcttcagtattataaattaacttggtaaatatttaatcatttttgtaacaaataaattatggcaaaaaagcaacaattagaaatttaaaaaaattaaaaataattttttagaacaaaattttttgttaaataatattaaaaaatagtcaagtgactgctaatattaatgtcataaatttttataaaaagtcaaTCGCAATAAAAAGATTTCACTAACaatttttgttcatttttacgtgtggaatatttttattaaatattttttatgataattttattgcaacaaaatcataaaaaaatttctgttagTTAATTTcagtgttttaaaaatttgttttttataaggaaaaaaatatgaaaagttaaagaagatttttatttttaatttttaatttttgtttttaagatttttaggtgaaaaaaatatgatactaaaatcagCAAGCATctaacagtttttttttatttttactgtaaatcaatcacaaaaaaaaatatttttaaaaaattttcacttcttattttttataataattgagttcataaaaaaattgacaaatgtctgttaatttcagCATTATAAAAAAGCtttgaatgaaattttctttttaatttcttgtaataattacttaaaaagaaaaaaaaaaattatctgatacttttaatttcataaatttttaataattcttcttaactattctttaaatattctttataacaaaaattgataataaaaatataaaaaaaattttttgaaaaatttatgacatgaaatttatttaatttttttaattcatacaactaatttttttattaaaataataataatatgaaaaaaagcactggaaaaaaaatttttttttttttaaagaagaaattattagtaatcatttttcaaaaactactgcatgataattttaaaatgtttctgataattcttcaattaagcctaaaatctaaataaaatgtcaatacagaacaaaaactttaatttcaaaatgtattcaaaaattatttcataactaaaataaatattaaaaaattaaaaatcataatgacttgatcaaatttatttttaattataaaatacatttatatagAAATTGTACTAATTTATTTGACGGCTACTATCTTATCAagataatttcaaataattaagtcattattttcaataattaaagaacACTTGTTTTAGTAATCAGATCGACTAGagtattgataattattaaatatttatatataacttttaatgatgtcaaaaaaaaaattctaatatctaattacagtttttagttaaaccaaaaaataaataattataaaaaaattataaaagaattgaactaaaaagaaattgaaattagTTATATACTATTTAAATTGGTATTTCCATATATATTATTCGATTCTTTTTTTAGGTCTATAGATTTTTATtgtgtattaataaaaaaaagtaaaaaaagaaaagaaaggAAAGAAAATGAGAGCGAGGATTTGAAGAGTTTTACGAtgataaatgtttttaatgaATCGATCGACATACATATGTATGTCAGATAAGTATAAagaaacacacacacatctatatatattcttcatatatatattcttTTGTTAAGAAAAATGTCAAACGATGAagctacattttttattatttttttttttattctatttaaacCCAAGTAATCTTTTATTCTCatcaaaaaacgatttttcatacatttcaCTATTGttccttaaaaataaatacttaaacacactattgtattttttaaattaaaacaaatttgaaattgaagtATTagctgttaataaaaaaaattcgcttagtctataaaataaatatcaattttctttctcttcaatccaattttttatttagaaaattctgaaagttaaaaaaaattaatattcaaatactattgaaataaaaaaacaaaaatactcactaattttttttgagtcgcAAGGCAAAAAGTACAGACTTGTGATCTTATGTATTGCCCatcaaatttattgaattcacttaatgtttttttataataactattgttttttaaacatGGTTGATCATGAGCAGAATTAATTCCAGTTATCAAAATAGTGTCCAAATGAATGATATAACTGAATGCCAGTTTCAGTGTTTctattttagataattttttatcaactggTTCTGTCGGTATTAACATACGTAACGTATTAAATGCCATATTTacgctataaaaaattattaattgttaattttacattttatttatttattactcatCAATGTTACCTATAAGTACGGTCTCTTTCCCGCGTATTTGCATTACTTCTCAGTTTTATCGGTTCTTCCCAATTGTTATCTCCCgccattatttaaaaatttaaaaatcacaattttattttgatcacaaaattttattttttttatcttatattaatttcaaatttaaattaaaaataaaaagtaattttaaagagATGTTTGTTCATCAAgagttaaaatatatatgagcgcatttattaattttctgtttatttaatatctttcTTATTCTcgttgttttatattttttgctagtttattttatactgTGGTAAGTAAAATGTAACACATAATATAGAGATGCACTGACAGTGGGTTTAGTACTacgaatataaataaaaaaattaaaccacTTAACTTAATGTGACTGGCTAAAAAAACATTACATCTGTTAAACTAATTAaagtgttttatttattacactattttaaattagatttttaaaatatagacACTAggaataataactaatttattttttgatttattttttttttcctattttatgtttgtatgaaattttttcaaactaaatattttcaagattttttttttattttttattatacagctcaaattttttagtttaatttttttcataaaatcaaatataatcaatagtaaatttttttttaaggggaaacaccactgtgacggtcaaaaaaaaaggtaatttttgggatttttttttaacagggaaaataaagaaatttagggatcgaattttttatattttattaaaggtaaattttaaaaattttgattttaaagattttttttgctggattaaaaaaaaaaaaaaaacagtaaaataatgcgaaaattttcaatcagtcgccatttttgtgaaaattaaaattttcaaaattccgtaCGTGCAACGATAACGACATctttactgattaaaaagcaatttgagtttttattttcagatgatccgtttttgagttatcgatgCGACCATGGAGAGGGAAATTTCTTCTAgtgctctacgagattgttaataactttgtaataataaattattttttaataaaaatttagggtaataatctttaatgtacccttaataaaataaaaaaaatccgattcctaaatttctttattttccctgtcgaaaaaattcccgaaaatcacctttTATTTCAACCGTCACAGCGGTGTTCCCCCTTAATCATCTattagctaaattttttatttttgaaaaggaaataatataaaataaaaaatgagattGAAAGTAAAGAGACaatatttgtttttgaatatttatttcatctaAAGGCttcattttgatttatttatacactatttaatgaattggcaaattaaagatttattaaataaaataaagaaaatcttAAATATGCCATTAAGTAATTTccataaaacatttttacagtAACATAAAAATCCCACAgcaaatatcaataataattcgcttacataataaattattaattatgtataagTTAATTACGATCATCAAAGATTAAGAgattaaaatatacaaaatatttcaattgaatactatttttatctTACGTTAATAgcttttttcttattttaatcattattatttattattcaattgccataaaagttaaaatttttctacacttaaaaatgacataaaaaaaatactattatttatactaattaatttgttttaaaaaagtttcatttattttatttctccaTTATTTATCTAtgaaattctatttattttttttttctcttacttccacgatcttatttttttttctttcatttcattattttttttctccgtaTTTACAATGGACAATATTACACAACGTTTCAttgactaaaaatattttttttagccaACGAAACgttcaatatatatttatttatacataaatatatatataatatttataagtaaatagtcaaattttttaaatattttttttctgtaagaaaaagtaatttaattaaaattcaatgttTTTCCATCCTGGAATAattagaacatttttttttctaaaaaaaaaatgaaaaaaacacgttaaaaaatatattgttaatctagaataattacttaaaaaaattattataatcgttaataattattatcattactattactattattaatacaataattaataaattgagttaattgaataataaaaaacaaataataataattgatactaATATTCCAGGacgaattatttaaataattactatcattcattattaattataataatataaattatttaaattgttgtatatataaatatattttaactaaaataattattaattatttcattgtcGTGATCCACGAGCAGCTTCTTCTAATGCACGAACTTTTAATTCACGTTCACGTTGTTGTCTATAATAAGAATCTCTGTTAATAGTTATAAAAtgctcaataaaaataaattttattagttaaaatttttttagcttaatAAAGCTTATAAAAACCTTAAATATTCTTCATGATGAGCGACTATTGATGCATGAGCTGGAAACCGTTCCCGTTCCATCATCAAGTGACGTTGAAATTGTTCATGTGCCGCCATGTCGGCATAAGGACGTGATAATAACTCCGCCGGGTGTAATCCAAGCGTTGGATCACGTTGCATCATCCCAGGTCGTGGATAATTAGCATTAGCCACCGCTATGGGATTATGAAAatagagcaagaaaaaaaaaaataaaaaacatagtaagtttttttttatgtaatacttgttaaaaaataattaatgaataatcaaagaaaaaaaaaattagaagactagttaatttacttttttttttttttttttttttcaattattactaactataaatttatataaataagtaaGCAAATTTAATTAGTGCTAATATGATACTGCAGtcattcaattttaaataaccatTCATAACCACagcataaatttaattacttaaataaataaaaaaaaaaattttataaatatttatactatgttataattacaatttttattaattaaataaaacttactCTCATTCATATCATTATTCCACTCataccttttttattattattatttgttagaaAAGCCGACgagctaaaaatttatttcattctctctaataaattatttattttacagataattagattataaagataattaattaattaaaaaaaaaaaatacagtgagaatgaaatttttttagcatgAGGAAAAAGATTTGCAAAAACCaaaagatgattttttatataaaaatttatctgaagACACGATTGATGATCAGtttggtttttttgtttttgttatgGGGAGACATACCAGGCAGGGGGTATCCAGCGGCAGCGGCAGCCACTTCCTGTTGTTGCTGTGCTTGTTGCTGGGCCTGCTGTTGTCCTGGATGTAGGTGCAAGTGGGTATGCGCGTGAGTATGCGCGTGAGTGTGAGCATGATATTCGGGCGAGATGCCAGCCATCTGTAATCGGATCATCGGATCGGCAGCTAGAGCCAGTCGCTCGTCAAGCTGGCCATGATGATGTGCAACAGGATGGCCGGCTCCTGCGCCCGCTGGCCCCCCGCCGGCTCCAGTGGGAATCCCTAAACCCGCACAATCAACGGACCCAATGTCAACACACTTttctttcatttaatattttacattacCAAAAATCTAAAGTCccgttttaattataataacaaattaaagtcttaagggggtattctcgtttagaaattcgaaaaaaatcgattttttttttcatattttcatagTATAACCTTCAAAGAATATGTCCCTAAAAGGATTTTTcggaatttaaattattttcggcTTAATTAACCACTCCGGCTGCGCGTGACTTGTCCTCAAATTTTAACCCTTCGTTCCGAACGGCAGAAAAACAGggaaaaaacaaaacatatttttcaaacCATCAAcattttgggaaaaaatttttttttctttaacccTTTAATACCCACATTATGAGAATTTTACTCACGCTCGGTtttaatcttaattattttttcaaattcaaatgGAAAGaccacttaaaattttttttaccttccgaaaattttatattatttttaactgcttattaaaaaattacttgttttcattataaataaaaaaaaaatttttttttgaagactGAGATTTTTTCTCATAGCGAAAGTATTAAAGGTTGTTAAAAATCGAGCTGTTCAGCTCCCTACGGCGTAGATCAGCTCTTTTCAATAAGCGGTACGCCgacatatttatttagatcGTAAGTTAATTAAATGTGAGATTTTTTCTCATGGCGAGAGTAAAGGAGGTGAACCGAATAACGTGGGTACTAAAGGGTTAAAATGTATCGTAGTGCAATAACTAAATTCTTCCTCTTCAAggattattaattgttttccATTTCTGGTCACTGGAAGGATTGATACCCTGCAAACCAGGATGTCCCATTTTTTCACCAGTCCCCACTTTGCCGGTCTgcagttttttgaaatttgatttttttttaattttattaatgttctGTACTCTTtgaatatcaataataaacttataaaaaattaatggtaaATACATACaaggtgtcccaaaagtcacggacgccattgtagcatctgatgaaaaaaataattctgagacgaaaagtccttagccatttttcaattaaccgtatagataattaattattaattaaaaataacgtctctttatttgttagagagagagcgccagtgtccagtaaagtatgtgccaaacaaagacacaactaactgtatgactaactagtttctatagctaacgtagtcacacatatttacttacacattcacacgtgcaagcgtcttcgttggaacgcacttgacttgacactagtgctctctctctctaacgcataaaaggacgttattttaattaataattaattatctatgcatctgattaaaaaatggctaaggacttttcgtctcagaattattttgtttatcagatgctacaatggcgtccgttacttctgggacactgtatatatatatacatatttttttttttttaagcgaCCAACAAAACACCTAAAATTCGGGCTTCTAGAcgagaatacccccttaaacATTTTGTCAAGAAAGGTAAAGTCAAAATTGATAGCATGGGCTTTAgaattttgtaatattttaatgagtGTACATTCATACTGCCTACTACCCATTTATAACAAGATTCATTCAGTCGATTGGTCATTCATCTAAGCTTACAACGACATAAACGACAATGatgtattaaaaacaaaatcatCGCTATAATTACCTAATCTTTCCATCCGTTCACGGTCTAATTGACTTGGACCAGGTGGTGCACCATAAAAACCAAGATGCTGAAGACTCTGAGGTGGCCCAGAAGGTCCAGGTCCTAGACCTCCGTATCTTCTGTGTAATTCCAGCCAATGAGGATCAACACCTCCTGGCATAGGCCTGGGCGTTCCTTTCATCAACTCCTCTTTTAATCTATCATTAAGATCCCGTTCTCTCAATTCCCTCAATTCTCGTTCCCGTTTTTCGCGTTCCATGTGTTCAAGTTCGAGTCTCTCCCTAGCACCAGGTGCGTACATATAATGCATCAAAGACTCCGGAGGTCCAGGATGTCTTGCCGGGGAGTAACCAGCATGCGGACGCGCATATTCCGACAATTGTCTCAAAGCTGGAGTGTCTGTGTAGGCAGTAGGACGCTGCGCTGCATACCTGTCGTAGGGCGAAACGACAGGTTCCATTGGTCCTCGGCTTGGAGGCTTGCAAACCTCCGGCTGTTTTTCCGGCGTAGACATTTTCCGAGCTTGTTGAGCCGCACGATCCCGTTCCTCGCGTTCGCGTTCAGCCTGCTTGCGCGAGCGCTCCTCTCGCTTACGAGCTAATTTTGTCTCAGGCACTGGTTTGAAGGTAAGGTCAGTACGCGTACAGCTGTTATTCTCACCGCGATTCCAGTGACGTAAGAATATCGCGGATTGTGACCGATGACACTCGGAATCTTCGATGCGTGGCTCAGGCGAAGGCCCCCGGGGACTTGGTGGCTCTTCTGGCTCTGGTTCCATCATCTCCTCGACTTTAGGCTCGATAATTGGCGGCTGTTGTATATTTTGTGGCACGGAAGACGGAGGTCCACGATGGTGGTGGTGCATCGTGCTTGAGGGCGTCAAACAACCCTGCTGCTGTACCATCTGGGGTGGTGGTTGCTGCTGTTTACGCTGACTATTGTGCTGTGAACTGCTGTGCGACGAAGACGAGTGACTGTGCGACGAATGGGATGAAATACTAAGTAGTTTGTCGTGATGCAGCGTTGCAGCTTGATGATGACTCGACGAGGAGTGATGATGAGTTGCTATCAAATTCTCACCTTCTTCTCTTGTTGTCACACTGGAACTCGAGCTGGAGTGATGAGCAGTCATCATCGTCGTACTTTCTTGGCTACGCTGAGGCGATGGCGGTGGAATGGCATGAGGAACTGGCGGTCCGTATGGATAAGGTGGAAAAGACGGGTACCCACTAACTGGTGGGTACCCGGGATAAGCGTGTGCATGGTAAGGATGCATTGCGGCAAAAAGTGAATGATGCATCAGTGGATGGTGCGGATGGAATGGATGGGCCATGTGAGGGCTCGGTTGCTGACTTGGATGCATTACGGGCTGAGGAATTGACGTGGGAGGAGGTAGTGGAGTTGGTGATGCTGCTATTGACTGTTGTATTGGTACAGGAGGCTGTTGCTGCTGTTGGGCCAAAGGTGGCTGACTCGAGTGCTTACTCGGTGTCGGTGGTTTACTGGCATCTGGATCCTTTTTGATATTGTCCAAGCTAGGGCCTGGAAAACCACCTTGGAACCCGGGAACTTTAACCTCTTTTAAACTCTGAAGAGGATCAGGTTCCGGATGAATGAtttcttgttttattttcaagtTCTGCGGTTCCATAGGTGGTGTTGTGGCAAGACTGTAGATAGCTGGCGGTTTCTCGTTAATCATTGGCGGCGGGGGCTGAATTGGCTGGAAAAGATTAACCGGTTCTGGCGGCGGACGATCCTGATGGTCTTGTTGATGATGATGAggatgatgatggtgatgatCGTTATTTTCCATTCTTTCGGGTATTCTGTCAGCTATACGATCGAACAATTTACGCTCTGGTATTCTTTCGTCGTTAAGTCGCTCGTTAATTCGATTATCAGTGGGCATTACTGTAAGACCCAGTGGTTGCGGTGAAGGTGGCATTTGCGACATTTGAGATAAATTCTGTggtatatttaaattcaacGGCGGAACAGGTATACTCGGAGCCAAAGGCTGTGGTTCATGATTCGTTATTGACGGTTGAATCATATCACGCGACGCCACTAAGCTTTGAGCTATTGGTTGTGGAATATTTTGTGGTATCGATAGATTTTGTGATAGATTTTGTGGTACCGTTTGAGCGGCTTGTATACTACCTGAGTATTGCATATTAAGAGGAAGACCCTGAGGAGGTTGAGGTGGTAATTGACTGGGTGGTGGTGGTGGCAACGCTGTAGGTATATTTTGAGGAATAATTAATGGATTACTCATTGGTTGTGATAAATTTCGAGGTATATTTTGACTTAAGTCATTTATCATtggttgttgttgttgttgctgttgttgtggtagctgctgctgctgctgctgttgttgttgttgttgttgttgttgttgttgttgggGTGGtagttgttgttgctgttgtggtagctgttgctgctgttgttgttgctgctgctgatGCTGCTGTTGTGGTTGCggctgttgttgttgctgctgctgatgctgttgttgttgctgtggttgctgctgctgctgctgctgttgttgttgttgttgttgttgttgttgatgattgatatttaaattttgaggCTGTGAATCAGGTTCC includes the following:
- the LOC123268648 gene encoding arginine-glutamic acid dipeptide repeats protein-like isoform X7 encodes the protein MSAGTQGEIRVGPSHQELVSCQARLPDYRPGVPSADLPPDPEFTKQREELRWIPAMSLDGDLLMYLRAARSMAAFAGMCDGGSPDDGCVAASRDDTTINALDILHDSGYDPGRALQALVKCPVPKGIDKKWSEEETKRFVKGLRQFGKNFSRIRKDLLPHKDTPELVEYYYLWKKTPGANNNRPHRRRRQGSLRRIRNTRNSRAGTPKEETPTVQTKENNTPANTTSAKEATTEPETPSVGASASSNNNNSTSTNNNNNNNNNNNPGGEVSSVTEDDNSEEDSDSRDTNTNGSAFERSCQHCFSTTSKDYQIAGKDRLLLCLECRSYLKKTGELPPPPPYLFRPVPAESPDSPGRMRTRNKAKETPRPARPRRTGGTDTPDQEKQQQQQNQQQTPDKKKKSNKSETPKKTQKRPQIDENDEDKDQQKRKRAESPSESLTTDSNSLMDEPERENEVDSNENQPSSNVPVVNEEPISPEATPEEPSEPTPASTPIPPPVIATLPINVPVIHVLEKKPVVEESPLEIKTEPEDLVNQQQQQALQQQQQQQQQQQQQMQQQQQMQQQQQMQQQQQMQQQQQMQQQQQQQQLQQQHHQQQQQPQQQQPPQQQQPPLQQPLPPPQQPQQQQQQQQQQIQQQQQPPHQQPVPLKLEPLPTETEMSPVNEEIKTEPDSQPQNLNINHQQQQQQQQQQQQQQQQPPVPIQQSIAASPTPLPPPTSIPQPVMHPSQQPSPHMAHPFHPHHPLMHHSLFAAMHPYHAHAYPGYPPVSGYPSFPPYPYGPPVPHAIPPPSPQRSQESTTMMTAHHSSSSSSVTTREEGENLIATHHHSSSSHHQAATLHHDKLLSISSHSSHSHSSSSHSSSQHNSQRKQQQPPPQMVQQQGCLTPSSTMHHHHRGPPSSVPQNIQQPPIIEPKVEEMMEPEPEEPPSPRGPSPEPRIEDSECHRSQSAIFLRHWNRGENNSCTRTDLTFKPVPETKLARKREERSRKQAEREREERDRAAQQARKMSTPEKQPEVCKPPSRGPMEPVVSPYDRYAAQRPTAYTDTPALRQLSEYARPHAGYSPARHPGPPESLMHYMYAPGARERLELEHMEREKRERELRELRERDLNDRLKEELMKGTPRPMPGGVDPHWLELHRRYGGLGPGPSGPPQSLQHLGFYGAPPGPSQLDRERMERLGIPTGAGGGPAGAGAGHPVAHHHGQLDERLALAADPMIRLQMAGISPEYHAHTHAHTHAHTHLHLHPGQQQAQQQAQQQQEVAAAAAGYPLPAVANANYPRPGMMQRDPTLGLHPAELLSRPYADMAAHEQFQRHLMMERERFPAHASIVAHHEEYLRDSYYRQQRERELKVRALEEAARGSRQ
- the LOC123268648 gene encoding arginine-glutamic acid dipeptide repeats protein-like isoform X2, which encodes MSAGTQGEIRVGPSHQELVSCQARLPDYRPGVPSADLPPDPEFTKQREELRWIPAMSLDGDLLMYLRAARSMAAFAGMCDGGSPDDGCVAASRDDTTINALDILHDSGYDPGRALQALVKCPVPKGIDKKWSEEETKRFVKGLRQFGKNFSRIRKDLLPHKDTPELVEYYYLWKKTPGANNNRPHRRRRQGSLRRIRNTRNSRAGTPKEETPTVQTKENNTPANTTSAKEATTEPETPSVGASASSNNNNSTSTNNNNNNNNNNNPGGEVSSVTEDDNSEEDSDSRDTNTNGSAFERSCQHCFSTTSKDYQIAGKDRLLLCLECRSYLKKTGELPPPPPYLFRPVPAESPDSPGRMRTRNKAKETPRPARPRRTGGTDTPDQEKQQQQQNQQQTPDKKKKSNKSETPKKTQKRPQIDENDEDKDQQKRKRAESPSESLTTDSNSLMDEPERENEVDSNENQPSSNVPVVNEEPISPEATPEEPSEPTPASTPIPPPVIATLPINVPVIHVLEKKPVVEESPLEIKTEPEDLVNQQQQQALQQQQQQQQQQQQQMQQQQQMQQQQQMQQQQQMQQQQQMQQQQQQQQLQQQHHQQQQQPQQQQPPQQQQPPLQQPLPPPQQPQQQQQQQQQQQQQQQQQQQQLPQQQQQQQQPMINDLSQNIPRNLSQPMSNPLIIPQNIPTALPPPPPSQLPPQPPQGLPLNMQYSGSIQAAQTVPQNLSQNLSIPQNIPQPIAQSLVASRDMIQPSITNHEPQPLAPSIPVPPLNLNIPQNLSQMSQMPPSPQPLGLTVMPTDNRINERLNDERIPERKLFDRIADRIPERMENNDHHHHHPHHHQQDHQDRPPPEPVNLFQPIQPPPPMINEKPPAIYSLATTPPMEPQNLKIKQEIIHPEPDPLQSLKEVKVPGFQGGFPGPSLDNIKKDPDASKPPTPSKHSSQPPLAQQQQQPPVPIQQSIAASPTPLPPPTSIPQPVMHPSQQPSPHMAHPFHPHHPLMHHSLFAAMHPYHAHAYPGYPPVSGYPSFPPYPYGPPVPHAIPPPSPQRSQESTTMMTAHHSSSSSSVTTREEGENLIATHHHSSSSHHQAATLHHDKLLSISSHSSHSHSSSSHSSSQHNSQRKQQQPPPQMVQQQGCLTPSSTMHHHHRGPPSSVPQNIQQPPIIEPKVEEMMEPEPEEPPSPRGPSPEPRIEDSECHRSQSAIFLRHWNRGENNSCTRTDLTFKPVPETKLARKREERSRKQAEREREERDRAAQQARKMSTPEKQPEVCKPPSRGPMEPVVSPYDRYAAQRPTAYTDTPALRQLSEYARPHAGYSPARHPGPPESLMHYMYAPGARERLELEHMEREKRERELRELRERDLNDRLKEELMKGTPRPMPGGVDPHWLELHRRYGGLGPGPSGPPQSLQHLGFYGAPPGPSQLDRERMERLGIPTGAGGGPAGAGAGHPVAHHHGQLDERLALAADPMIRLQMAGISPEYHAHTHAHTHAHTHLHLHPGQQQAQQQAQQQQEVAAAAAGYPLPAVANANYPRPGMMQRDPTLGLHPAELLSRPYADMAAHEQFQRHLMMERERFPAHASIVAHHEEYLRQQRERELKVRALEEAARGSRQ